The Bacillota bacterium DNA segment CGCACCGCTTCTTCCCGTGGAATCTCCTGGCGCACGATGGGCAGGTCTTCGCACACGATCTTGCGCATCTCGTCCTCGATTCGACCCAGGTCGCCAACGGTAAAAGGCTCGGGTTTGTCGAAGTCGTAATAGAACCCGTTTTCGATAGCCGGTCCTATGGCGAGCTTCACTTCGGGAAAGAGCCGCTTCACAGCCTGTGCCAACACGTGGGCGGTGGAATGACGAAGGATCTCGCTCCCTTCTTCGCTGTCGAGGTCCACTAGCACCTCCGCGCCTCTCATACTCACCCCGGAGCCCTCCGGTCCCGCGTCATCAGTCTTGACTCTCGCTTGAGCCATTCTTCTATCACCCCAGTTCTTCAAGTCTCCTTGGTCCAGCATCCGTCCAGATAGGGTCCTTGGGGCCGTCACCGTCGCCGCACCGCTCCAGCATGGCGCGCATCCAGGAGTAGTCCGGACCACCTTGACCAGAAAACGAAGGCCCCGCACCTGGATAACTCCAGGGGCGGGGCAGTCCCGCGGTTCCACCCTGATTGGTGCCGGCTTTCGGTGTCTTGCCTTCCGGAGTCTTGCCGCTCTCGGCGCCGTGGCACTCCCCATTCGCCCAGGCAAGCCTTGCGTGCTCGCTGGCAGGGCAGCTCCATGAGCGCCGTGCGTGCCTAGCGCGACACACACCGACACCCTCTCATTTCGCACGTTAACGGGTGCCTCCGTCGTCGATTACTTGCGAGAACGAGCCCGCTTTCACCGCGAGGCTCGAAGGAGGTTTTCGGCGTCGCGCTTCCGGCGGAGGCTTCCAGCCGTTGACCTCCGCTCTCTCTCGGTCGCTCCCCGCTTACTCGTCCTTGTCAGCGCCGTTCCAATGCACACCCCTTGTTACCGCCATTATAGGCAAGCGGCCCTCACATGTCAAGGCCGGGCGGATAGCTGCTGCCTCGTGCCACGATCTGCGGGCGCTTGGTGACCGGATGGGTATCGCAAATCGCGTCGACAACCTCAGTTCTGATCGCCGCGCCCCGACGCCGGCACGTGCGCCCTGGCCTGATGGCCCTCGCAGAGGCGACAGCCCGGGCACACCGAGACGCGACCTTCGAACAGTCTTTGGATCGTGTCCGTGACACCAGCGCTTCGGCCGAGATGAAGGACTATCTTTCTGGGCGATACGCTTATCAGGGCGCTGATAAGAAGGTCCTCGTAATCCACATCGATGTCCACGAGGTCCGGGGAAACGCCCTCCAGGTAATCGTTGTCCACAACCTTCCCGGCGCGGTCCAACAGCCTGAAGAGACCCCCAGGTCTTGACACGACGTGGACTTCATCGATCCTCGGCTCCTGGACGTCCACGAAGTATTTCAGAAGCCTGATGAACTCGTTATACTCACGTTCTATCATGTAGTCGTCGACGGCTGCGTCCGCCGATTCGAGCAGTTCCTCAACAAAGCCCTTCAACCTGAACCGGACAAACCCGTCCAGCACAATGCAACTTGCTGTGTCGAGATAGTCCAGCACTTTGAAGAGCACCTCGTTCCTGCGCCTTACCAGAGCCCTGGGCTCCTCGGGTCTGTCCCTGTCAGCGGTTTCGGCGCCCATCTTTCCGTCCGTGCCCCTGCCACCGAGAGCCGCGGCCGCGCATGCAACGATTCTCTCTTGTTCCGAGGGATCGAAGTACGGGTACCGCCTACGAACTACCCGCGCCACAAAACCCTTGGCTACATCGAAGACTATGGCATCAGCAAGGGCGCTAGCTACATGGTATCTGACGAGGTCTCTCTGGCCCGCGGGGACGCCTCGGCTGGCGTCGCGCAAATTCAAACAGAGAAATGTGAGAGGTCCCGCGGACCTCTCCGTCATGTCAAGCTCGATCCCCTTCTCACACAGCATCCGCACCTTGCTCGAGAGTCGGTCGCGGACGGCGTTCGTGTGATCCTGAACCCCAATGGCGATGAGCTCCATCAGGATCACGCCCCTTCCCCGTGTATTATATGTCCGGGCAGTACCTCAATATACAGACAAGGTAGGGGCGTCTGCCGTGTGCTGCCAGCTTGTCCACATTTGGCCATTCTTCCCAATATGATGCACACGACCTCGAAAGCCTGGCCTTGGGCTCCTCGGCGAATGCTCAGTGAGCGTCGGAAGGCTCATCCGTCAGTCCTTCCGAGATGGGCCTGGAGCTCCCTCCGCAGGGTGAGACACCTCAGGAGCTCTACGGGCAAGGGGAAGAGGACGGTGGAGTTCTTCTCAGCTGCGATGTCCGTGATAGTTCTCACATACCTGAGTTGGAGAGCGGCTGGCTCGCCCGCCATCATGAGAGCAGCCGCGCATAGTCTCTCCGACGCCTGGAGTTCCCCGTCCGCAAGTGTCACTCTCGCCTTGCGTTCCCGCTCGGCCTCTGCCTGCTTCGCGATGACTCGTTTCACAGCGTCCGTGAGCTCAACAGCCTTCACTTCCACCGCCGAGATTCTCAGGCCCCATCGGGAAGCGGTCTCATTCAGCATGGATCGCAGCGCATTGTTCAGCTCGGCGCGGTTCGATAGCACGAAGTCGAGTTCGTGCTGGCCCAGGACGGCGCGGAGGACAGCCTGGCCGAGGAGCGCGATGCTCTGCACGTGGTTTGCCACCTTCGTCACCGCCAGGCTTGGATCGCAAACGTTGAAGTACACGGCCGCATCCGCCGCGACTGGTACATTGTCCCTCGTAACGGCCTCCTGCTTGGGCACGTCAACAGTGAATGTGCGGAGATCCACCATCCAGACCTTGTCGATGCCGAAAGGGAGGATGACGTTCAGCCCCGGGTCCAGGACTCCCGCAAGGCGCCC contains these protein-coding regions:
- a CDS encoding putative sporulation protein YtxC, whose product is MELIAIGVQDHTNAVRDRLSSKVRMLCEKGIELDMTERSAGPLTFLCLNLRDASRGVPAGQRDLVRYHVASALADAIVFDVAKGFVARVVRRRYPYFDPSEQERIVACAAAALGGRGTDGKMGAETADRDRPEEPRALVRRRNEVLFKVLDYLDTASCIVLDGFVRFRLKGFVEELLESADAAVDDYMIEREYNEFIRLLKYFVDVQEPRIDEVHVVSRPGGLFRLLDRAGKVVDNDYLEGVSPDLVDIDVDYEDLLISALISVSPRKIVLHLGRSAGVTDTIQRLFEGRVSVCPGCRLCEGHQARAHVPASGRGDQN
- a CDS encoding SPFH domain-containing protein; this encodes MAPGLREVHTVVFWFVAAWWGLWAVLALMRGSRSTFALMLVLGVAWGACVFGAASEAGSIALALVPVPVLPKMLRTIPEYKRGVLFRFGRLAGVLDPGLNVILPFGIDKVWMVDLRTFTVDVPKQEAVTRDNVPVAADAAVYFNVCDPSLAVTKVANHVQSIALLGQAVLRAVLGQHELDFVLSNRAELNNALRSMLNETASRWGLRISAVEVKAVELTDAVKRVIAKQAEAERERKARVTLADGELQASERLCAAALMMAGEPAALQLRYVRTITDIAAEKNSTVLFPLPVELLRCLTLRRELQAHLGRTDG